From a single Ooceraea biroi isolate clonal line C1 chromosome 12, Obir_v5.4, whole genome shotgun sequence genomic region:
- the LOC105280498 gene encoding histone-lysine N-methyltransferase, H3 lysine-79 specific isoform X3, translating to MELRLHSPAGAEPIVYQWPLTSGSGSDRHDGALDVIETMRWVCEDLPDLKLPLENNILCNYDPRDYESMKSLCDRFNRAIDSLVQLEKGTSLPSQRLNKRPSRGLLRHILQQTYNQAVVEPDKLNQYEPFSPEVYGETSYELVCQMIDQIDVTDDDVFVDLGSGVGQVVLQMAAATLCKICIGVERADVPSAYAQSMEVNFRKWLNWYGKRCGNYRLVKGDFLADEHRESITGATIVFVNNFAFGPTVDHQLKERFADLRDGARIVSSKSFCPLNFRITDRNLSDIGTIMHVSEMSPLKGSVSWTGKPVSYYLHVIDRTKLERYFHRLKNNKQGGLDENSDSVINNTASNSSKVSNRNERGDRAKRDLSRQLDSPSHSEQQGTNSESDLDDSAIKNRRQTNKMRRKFTRKATNGITRAPARGRQRGRGVKRARPKKAINISGLDLLHSQTLLSTSPQALGKKPPPAPGCVDQQLSSLSLSLQSHSTSVHEELSIPPAPSATPYALQILLDLYRDQFMLMLESMRTPTYKVSVNTDIAKERERNSRLQSRAAQLEKQIKVLIDDSVALLKARMTELGINATSPGDLLAKAKEIVLRHKQLQAKASKLQAQVASMESEQSRLVALRHQELQDKYNGHAGANGIPSPPQSLTQDYILKEISATLSQRKRLHSQLAALVLQQVSKLEHELNVLERTSNEKQAIAIAQQQRDAIGSKHSQNPQSGKTATTRKSRESRSKEWPDVPDIGKIQENNPEILAQKILETGRQIEAGRKQPTNRQSTSGNSSSSRTRLPQASLSFSGTSASISSTQPIQAANKDVPSRTTSMQEPPRVANFEDRLKSIITSVLNEDQQNRNKQQQLQQPQVQLQTPVTAPSAESERKRSLQNVPTPDYTQVSPAKLALRRHLSQERISSSHLDRPGQTESRQSSSHDNRLVAGGSGLLGTRTIGDLVSGEIERTLEISNQSIINVDMSAIMRPETVYSPISRPASAEGDAGLSTLAHVASYVPTSSGASTSTPTTNSRSSVLFTPVTQSQRYTPVQLPRADIKPYHESYFSDNPSQSLASPYPATPSLHSSQNTSNGELLPVEGLAASLHARILNNHSNSGKAESALANNRRFQPYPRYTTNSNSNSNATSNAVTAICQSQPSVSVKTEAVVSSVSTSGAPLSPLVEPHSNTSTPLVDEPQMTTQRQRNAVGDDDGEADWQDRINSGFDRLVAFASTELDKRRRSTEGVNTSPDSGLGSDSAVTGPPPVVPSPDEALGPPRTPSPTSPRPANPSNSNPPSSASGASVPLKYQRQPDPERHHFKKKFFHRDWNNSASTSKFRPKGKDWDWNHSGQWPSNDEQS from the exons ATGGAGCTGCGTTTGCACTCACCAGCGGGAGCGGAACCGATAGTGTACCAGTGGCCTCTCACGTCCGGATCCGGATCT GACCGTCACGATGGAGCACTGGACGTTATCGAGACAATGCGATGGGTCTGCGAAGATCTGCCAGATCTAAAATTACCCTTGGAGAACAATATTCTTTGTAACTATGATCCGAGAGATTACGAAAGTATGAAAAGCCTGTGTGACAGATTCAACAGAGCTATCGATAGCTTAGTGCAATTG GAGAAAGGCACTAGTTTACCATCGCAGAGATTAAATAAGAGACCTAGTAGAGGTTTACTTCGTCATATACTCCAACAAACTTATAATCAAGCAGTGGTCGAACCAGACAAGTTAAATCAATACGAGCCATTTTCACCGGAGGTTTATGGCGAAACGAGTTACGAGCTTGTATGTCAGATGATCGACCAAATCGATGTGACGGATGACGATGTTTTTGTTGATCTAGGCTCAGGAGTTGGTCAAGTGGTGCTTCagatggcagctgcaactttaTGTAAGATTTGCATTGGCGTTGAGAGAGCTGATGTGCCATCAGCATATGCACAG AGTATGGAAGTGAACTTTCGAAAGTGGCTGAACTGGTATGGGAAACGATGTGGGAACTACCGTCTGGTAAAGGGTGACTTCTTAGCAGACGAACATCGCGAAAGTATCACTGGAGCTACGATAGTATTCgtgaataattttgcatttggTCCGACAGTGGATCATCAATTAAAGGAACGCTTCGCCGATTTACGGGACGGCGCGCGTATAGTATCGTCGAAATCATTCTGCCCGTTGAACTTTCGAATAACCGACAGGAACCTGAGTG ATATCGGCACGATAATGCATGTCTCAGAGATGTCGCCGTTAAAAGGTTCTGTCTCTTGGACTGGTAAGCCGGTCTCGTATTATTTGCACGTAATCGATCGAACTAAATTAGAACGTTATTTCCACCGCTTAAAAAACAATAAACAAGGTGGCTTAGATGAAAACTCTGATTCTGTGATAAACAACACTGCCAGCAATAGTAGTAAGGTTTCTAATAGGAACGAAAGAGGTGACAGAGCCAAGAGAGACCTTTCGAGACAATTAGATAGCCCGAGTCATTCGGAACAGCAAGGAACGAATAGCGAGTCTGACCTGGACGACAGCGCTATTAAGAATCGCCGACAGACAAACAAGATGCGAAGGAAATTCACGAGAAAAGCCACGAACGGCATCACGAGAGCGCCAGCTAGAGGTAGACAGAGGGGACGAGGCGTTAAAAGAGCCAGACCGAAAAAGGCGATCAATATATCGGGATTGGATCTGTTACACAGTCAGACTTTGCTCAGCACATCACCTCAAGCTCTTGGGAAAAAGCCACCGCCTGCTCCTGGTTGTGTAGATCAACAGCTGTCTTCATTATCGCTTTCTTTACAGTCTCATTCCACCTCGGTACACGAGGAACTCAGTATACCACCCGCTCCGTCCGCGACTCCTTACGCCCTACAGATACTTCTGGACTTGTACAG GGACCAATTCATGCTTATGCTAGAATCGATGAGAACGCCCACTTACAAGGTATCCGTTAACACGGATatcgcgaaagaaagagaaagaaactcCAGGCTGCAATCAAGAGCGGCGCAGTTGGAGAAGCAAATCAAAGTTCTGATAGACGACAGCGTAGCTCTCTTAAAGGCGAGAATGACTGAGTTAGGTATCAATGCCACGTCACCTGGGGATCTGCTAGCGAAAGCCAAGGAGATAGTTTTAAGACATAAACAGCTACAAGCTAAAGCGAGTAAATTACAAGCGCAAGTCGCGTCGATGGAATCGGAACAAAGCAGACTAGTGGCGCTTAGACATCAAGAGTTGCAGGACAAATATAATGGCCACGCGGGTGCGAATGGCATACCAAGCCCACCCCAATCGCTCACTCAAGATTAtatattgaaagaaatttccGCTACCCTGTCTCAGCGTAAACGATTACACTCTCAA TTAGCTGCACTCGTTTTGCAACAGGTTTCGAAACTCGAGCACGAACTTAACGTACTGGAAAGGACAAGCAATGAGAAGCAAGCAATTGCTATCGCTCAGCAGCAGAGGGACGCGATCGGAAGTAAACATTCGCAGAATCCGCAGAGTGGGAAAACGGCAACGACGCGAAAGAGCAGGGAAAGTCGCTCGAAGGAATGGCCGGACGTTCCCGATATCGGAAAGATACAGGAGAATAATCCAGAAATATTAGCGCAGAAGATCCTGGAAACGGGACGGCAAATTGAGGCGGGTCGCAAACAACCGACAAACAGGCAGAGTACGAGCGGCAACAGTAGTAGTTCCAGAACCAGATTACCGCAGGCCTCCCTCAGTTTCTCCGGTACATCAGCCTCGATTTCGTCCACGCAGCCAATACAAGCAGCCAATAAAGATGTACCGAGTAGAACCACCAGCATGCAGGAACCACCCAGAGTCGCGAATTTCGAGGATCGCCTGAAGAGCATTATCACGAGCGTGCTGAACGAGGACcaacaaaatagaaataagCAACAGCAGTTGCAGCAACCGCAGGTACAGTTGCAAACGCCAGTCACAGCTCCGTCAGCGGAGTCCGAGAGAAAACGCTCTTTGCAGAATGTTCCCACTCCTGATTACACTCAG GTCTCACCCGCGAAGCTAGCTCTCCGCCGTCATCTCTCGCAGGAACGTATCTCGTCGTCTCACCTGGACAGACCTGGACAGACCGAGTCTAGACAATCGTCGAGTCACGACAATCGTCTTGTGGCAGGCGGAAGCGGATTACTCGGCACTAGGACCATCGGCGATCTCGTCAGTGGGGAAATAGAGAGGACTCTGGAGATATCGAATCAGTCTATAATAAACGTCGACATGAGCGCGATCATGAGACCCGAGACTGTCTACTCTCCCATCAGCAGGCCGGCCAGTGCCGAGGGAGACGCCGGTTTATCAACGTTGGCGCATGTAGCTAGTTACGTGCCCACCTCTTCGGGAGCTTCTACCTCCACACCCACGACCAACTCGAGATCGTCCGTGCTCTTTACTCCAGTAACGCAATCGCAAAG ATACACCCCGGTTCAGTTGCCGCGAGCAGACATTAAACCTTATCACGAGTCCTACTTCTCGGACAATCCCTCTCAGTCGCTCGCGTCGCCCTATCCGGCGACACCGTCTCTGCACTCGTCTCAAAACACGTCAAACGGGGAATTGTTACCTGTAGAGGGGCTCGCGGCGTCGTTGCACGCTCGAATATTGAACAATCATAGTAATAGCGGTAAAGCTGAATCAGCACTCGCCAACAACAGAAG ATTTCAGCCGTATCCGCGATACACGACAAACAGCAATAGTAATAGCAATGCGACGAGCAACGCCGTAACGGCGATCTGTCAGTCGCAACCTTCGGTCTCAGTAAAAACGGAAGCGGTTGTATCGTCGGTAAGCACGAGCGGAGCACCTCTGAGTCCCCTCGTGGAACCGCATTCCAATACGTCGACGCCGTTGGTCGATGAACCCCAGATGACGACGCAAAGGCAACGAAACGCTGTTGGAGATGACG ATGGAGAAGCTGATTGGCAAGATCGCATTAATTCGGGATTTGATCGCTTGGTCGCGTTTGCTTCCACAGAATTGGATAAACGTAGACGATCGACAGAAGGTGTAAACACGAGTCCCGATAGCGGATTAGGCTCGGATAGCGCGGTAACGGGGCCACCACCGGTAGTACCTTCACCAGATGAAGCGCTAGGACCGCCGCGAACGCCCTCCCCGACCAGTCCCCGTCCTGCGAATCCATCCAACAGTAATCCTCCGAGTAGCGCGTCCGGCGCCTCGGTACCCTTGAAATATCAGCGACAGCCGGACCCCGAACGGCATCACTTCAAGAAGAAGTTTTTTCATCGCGACTGGAATAACTCAGCGAGCACTAGCAAGTTTCGTCCCAAGGGCAAGGACTGGGATTGGAATCATTCCGGGCAGTGGCCTTCGAACGACGAGCAATCCTAA